The Naumannella cuiyingiana DNA window GACAGATACTCGCCGAGCAGTACGCCCGCCGCCAGCGCGATGGCGATCGACAGTGCCTCGATCACCCGGGTCCAGCCGTCGATGTAGCCCTGCGACAGCAGGAAGAGGCCCCGGTAGAGCCGCAGGCCGGGCAGCAGCGGGACCATCGCCGGGATCACCAGCAGCAGGCTCGGGATGCGCAGCCAGTCGGCCAGCGGCGCCGCGGCGATGCCGATGGCGACCGCGCCGGCCGCGATGCCGAACAGCGAGCCCGACTGGGCGCCGAGCACCGCGACCGTGGTGCCGAGCACGCCGATCAGGGCGCCCGGCCCGAGCGCGCGCAGCGGTCCGGAGCAGGACAGGGCGAAGCCGACGGTGATCACCGCGGCGGCCAGCAGCGAGAGTGGCAGGTTGGCCAGGGTGGGCGGGCTGTAGGGCTGGACGGTCAGCGTCACGCCGAGCCGATTCGCCGCCGACAGGCCGCCGGCGACCCCGGCGATGATGCCGATGGTGGTGAGCGCGGCGTCCAGCCCGCGCGCGCCGGCGGTGACCAGATAGCCGACCAGCGCGTCCTGCACCGCGGTGACGATGGTCATCCCGGCGAGCAGGACGATGATCACCGCCGCCACGATCAGCGAGGAGTTGTGCTCGGGATCGACCAGCCGGACGACGGCTGCGACGCCGGTCGCGATGAACCCGCCGGTGACATAGGCGAAGAACTGGGGGATGCCGAACCGGGTGAAGGCCTGCATCACCAGTTCGATGGCGGCGGCGGACACGCCGGCCAGCACGACCACCGCCGGCGATCCGCCGATCAGCAGACCGACGCCCGCGCCCATCAGCAGCGTGGCCAGCAACCGCAGCCATTTCGGGTAGCGGCGCGGGCGCGCGATCGTGTCATCGATCCGCAGCCGCGCCTCGGCAAGCCCGGCCCGCCGGGCGCGCAGGTCGCGCAGCACCTGCTCGACGCGCTCCAGCACGGAGTAGTTCAGCTCGCCCCGATGGACGTACTGGATCCGGGTCACCGGCACCTGGTCGATGCTGCCCTGGTAGCTGATCATCATCGTGGTCAGCGTGAGATCGACCTGGGCGCCCCGCAGTCCCGCGGCATTGGTCACGGTGCGCATCGCCATCACGGTGTCCAGCGATCCGGCCCCATTGGTGAGCAACAGTTCGCCGACCTTGAGGGCGAGATCGAGCGCGCGGTTGATCGTGACCGGGTCCGCCCCGGGCAGCTCGGGATCGGCGTGCATGCTCAGGACGGTACGCGGTGGATCTGGGCGGCGGGGGAGGCCGCGGCGGCGGATGTGCGGGAGTCGAGCAGCAGCCAGGTGCCCGCGATCGTGCAGGCCGGGATGCCGATCATGTGCAGCGCCACCACGGGCACGGGCAGCCCGGTGAAGTACTGCAGGTAGCCGATCGCGCCCTGGGCGAGCAGGACCAGCAGCAGGCCGACGGCGGCGCGGGTGCGCAGCACGGCGACCGCGACCACGGTCAGTCCGAGCAGTACCCAGACCGACCCGGCGTGCAGCTTCGCGACGGTCTCGATGTCGAAGCCGGTACGCCGGGCGCCGGCGTCGCCGGCATGCGGGCCGGAGCCCGTGACGATGGTGCCGAGCCAGATGGAGATCATCAGCGAGCAGAAGATGAGCAGGGTCAGCAGCCGGCCGCCCCGCGCCGCGCGGTGGCCGGGGCGTCGGGTGGCGGCGCGGACCAGCCACGTCGACAGCACCACCATGGCGACCGAGATCAGCAGGTGCGGCGCGACGATGAAGGGGTTGAGCTGGGTGCGGACGGTGATGCCGCCGACCACGGCCTGGAGCGGTACGCCGAGCCCGATCACGATCGCCAGGACCAGCGACGAGCGACGGGTCCGGTCGCGGGACCAGGCCGTGAGGGCCGCGACGAAGGTGGCGAGGGCGACGGCGATCAGGAGGAAGGTCAGCAACCGGTTGCCGAACTCGATCGCGGCATGGATGGTCAGCTCGCCTTGCGGCACGAACGAATCCGCGGTGCAGCGCGGCCAGGTCGGACACCCCAGGCCCGAGCCGGTCAGCCGCACCGTGGTGCCCGTGACGATGATCAGCGATTGCACCGCGAGCGTGGCCCAGGCCCAGGCCGGCAGCGTGCGGGCGCCGACCACGCGCCTCACGAGGTCCATCGGAACACCCTCCTGGCGATCATGGTGAGGACGATTGCCCAGGCGACCAGCGTGGCCACGGCGAGCCAGTCCGGATGGCCGGCGCCGGCCGCCCGGAGCGCCTCGCCGAGGGCCCCTGTCGGCAGCCAGCGGACGGCGCCCAGCCAGCCGGCGCCGCCGACGGGCAGGATGCCGGCGAACAGGCCGGCGAGGTAGAGCAGGTTGGCGCAGGCGAGGGTGAGCTCCGCGCGCAGCGTCCCGGCCAGGATCAGGGCGCCGGCGACGAAGGCGCAGACCGCGGCCAGCACGGCGAGGGCGGCCGAGCAGGCGGCCGCCGGGGCGAGCGCCGGGCGCCAGCCGAGCAGCGCGGCGACCGCCGCGAGCAGCGCCACCTGGGCGAGCACGATGATCACGATCGCGGCCGCCTTGCCCGCCACCAGACCGCTGCGGCGCAGGGGTGAGGCCGCCAGCCGCTCCAGCACCTGGTAGCGGCGGTCGAAGCCGGTGGCGATCGCGCACGAGGTGAATGCGGTGGACCAGATCGCGAGCGCCAGCACCGACGGCGCAAGTGCGCCGAGTCCGATGCCGAGCCGCGGGCCGGCGATCGCGCCGCCGACCAGCGTCGCGGCCGGGATCACGGCCGCCAGCAGCAGTTGCTCGCCGTTGCGCGCCAGCAGCAACGCCTCGGTGCGCGCGTGCCGGGCGATCCGCCGGGCCGGCGGGGCGGCGCCCGGCGCGGGGGAGAGGTCCAGGGTCATCGCGCGCCACCCGCCGGGGTGGTCAGGTCGACGAAGACCTCCTCCAGGTCGCGCGCGCCCCCGGTCAGTTCGGCCAGGGTCCCGTGGGCGCTCACCCGGCCCCGGTCGATGATCGCGATCCGGTCGGCGAGCCGGCTCGCCTCGGCCATGTCGTGGGTGGTCAGCAGCACGGACACGCCGGCGTCGCGCAGCCGGGCGATCAGGTCGAAGACGGTACGCCGCAGGTGCACGTCCATCCCGGCCGTCGGCTCGTCCAGCAGCACCAGCTCGGGGCGGCCGATGATCGCGCCGGCCAGGTTCACGGCCTGCTGCTCGCCGCCGGACAGGCGGCGATACGGCGTACCCGCGAACCGGTCGATGCCCAGCTCGGCGGCCAGCGGACCCACCGGCAGCGGATGGGCGTGCAGGGCGGCCAGGTATTCCAACAACTCCAGCGGCCGGATTCCCGACCAGGCGGCGGTGCGCTGCGGCATCAGGCCGACCCGGCCGTCGGCGATGGCCCGCGCCGGCTCCCGGCCGAGCAGGGTCAACTCGCCGGCGTCGGGGCGCAGCAACCCGGTCAGGCAACGCAGCAGCGTCGTCTTGCCCGCGCCGTTCGGCCCGAGCAGCACCGTGACCTCGCCCGCGGCGGCGGTCAGGTCGAGTGCGTCCAGCGCCGGCGTGG harbors:
- a CDS encoding threonine/serine ThrE exporter family protein, encoding MHADPELPGADPVTINRALDLALKVGELLLTNGAGSLDTVMAMRTVTNAAGLRGAQVDLTLTTMMISYQGSIDQVPVTRIQYVHRGELNYSVLERVEQVLRDLRARRAGLAEARLRIDDTIARPRRYPKWLRLLATLLMGAGVGLLIGGSPAVVVLAGVSAAAIELVMQAFTRFGIPQFFAYVTGGFIATGVAAVVRLVDPEHNSSLIVAAVIIVLLAGMTIVTAVQDALVGYLVTAGARGLDAALTTIGIIAGVAGGLSAANRLGVTLTVQPYSPPTLANLPLSLLAAAVITVGFALSCSGPLRALGPGALIGVLGTTVAVLGAQSGSLFGIAAGAVAIGIAAAPLADWLRIPSLLLVIPAMVPLLPGLRLYRGLFLLSQGYIDGWTRVIEALSIAIALAAGVLLGEYLSSPIRRLWTRKLTVQN
- a CDS encoding COX15/CtaA family protein; translation: MDLVRRVVGARTLPAWAWATLAVQSLIIVTGTTVRLTGSGLGCPTWPRCTADSFVPQGELTIHAAIEFGNRLLTFLLIAVALATFVAALTAWSRDRTRRSSLVLAIVIGLGVPLQAVVGGITVRTQLNPFIVAPHLLISVAMVVLSTWLVRAATRRPGHRAARGGRLLTLLIFCSLMISIWLGTIVTGSGPHAGDAGARRTGFDIETVAKLHAGSVWVLLGLTVVAVAVLRTRAAVGLLLVLLAQGAIGYLQYFTGLPVPVVALHMIGIPACTIAGTWLLLDSRTSAAAASPAAQIHRVPS
- a CDS encoding ABC transporter permease encodes the protein MTLDLSPAPGAAPPARRIARHARTEALLLARNGEQLLLAAVIPAATLVGGAIAGPRLGIGLGALAPSVLALAIWSTAFTSCAIATGFDRRYQVLERLAASPLRRSGLVAGKAAAIVIIVLAQVALLAAVAALLGWRPALAPAAACSAALAVLAAVCAFVAGALILAGTLRAELTLACANLLYLAGLFAGILPVGGAGWLGAVRWLPTGALGEALRAAGAGHPDWLAVATLVAWAIVLTMIARRVFRWTS
- a CDS encoding ABC transporter ATP-binding protein — translated: MPTRPTPALSARGLSVRFGATPALDALDLTAAAGEVTVLLGPNGAGKTTLLRCLTGLLRPDAGELTLLGREPARAIADGRVGLMPQRTAAWSGIRPLELLEYLAALHAHPLPVGPLAAELGIDRFAGTPYRRLSGGEQQAVNLAGAIIGRPELVLLDEPTAGMDVHLRRTVFDLIARLRDAGVSVLLTTHDMAEASRLADRIAIIDRGRVSAHGTLAELTGGARDLEEVFVDLTTPAGGAR